Proteins found in one Fulvitalea axinellae genomic segment:
- a CDS encoding helix-turn-helix domain-containing protein — protein MALLGKIFFVLATALLPLAETPGTDKIHKVEASSADTVFAIRQDAEGFVWVATSGGVILYGGENQRHFLPGKSVEAVMPFVDGGVLARSAERLYVLKRNQAPTPLQYIPGLAEAPDTLYRRQGAEKRGFALNLERLEWNRGRRSATIDDYQGFLYDSDPGFSGIPALVTRDGADFWCLNTENTLTYLSGEGGGMEIRPCPDQSATMVIKAGFGRLWLARAEGLWEYNRYDDRWKRLRIPDLKIIAMELDASACLWIGTSGQGLWRYDLPLESGAKAARDEMREWWRGDAFPVTDKAPVVIDKAISDTEVSFSVSILTYRSGANPVSRYRLLGEDTLWRRAQGRHFKIAYSNLPAGEYEFELGYKLGAGQERFVKEKVRFRKVSRFSLWVFGISIAVGIVLAFRGFRKWKTQAESPTGISGKRRMVEKDRLFLEEFENALAEELDNVELTVRDLCGRLKVSKSGCYRSVKRVSGLSPSEYMVWFRLKSAERMFGSGERNVGNVADAVGFGSASYFSKCFRKEFGKNPSEYIRELELREA, from the coding sequence ATGGCATTGCTAGGAAAAATATTTTTCGTGTTGGCCACGGCACTCCTGCCGTTGGCCGAAACTCCCGGAACGGATAAAATACACAAAGTGGAGGCCTCTTCCGCCGATACCGTATTCGCTATACGGCAAGATGCGGAAGGCTTTGTTTGGGTAGCCACTTCGGGCGGAGTTATACTTTACGGTGGCGAAAACCAAAGACATTTCCTGCCGGGAAAAAGTGTGGAAGCCGTGATGCCTTTTGTGGACGGAGGCGTGTTGGCCCGTTCGGCGGAGAGGCTTTATGTGTTAAAGAGAAACCAAGCGCCAACGCCACTCCAATATATTCCGGGATTGGCTGAAGCGCCTGACACTTTGTACCGACGGCAAGGGGCCGAGAAGCGTGGCTTCGCTTTGAATTTGGAAAGGTTGGAGTGGAACCGTGGCCGTCGTTCCGCCACGATCGATGATTACCAAGGCTTTCTTTACGATTCCGATCCCGGATTTTCGGGAATTCCCGCTCTAGTGACCCGTGACGGAGCGGATTTTTGGTGTCTGAATACGGAAAACACTTTGACTTACCTTTCGGGCGAAGGTGGCGGAATGGAAATCCGTCCGTGTCCGGACCAAAGCGCCACCATGGTAATAAAAGCCGGCTTCGGTCGGTTGTGGCTCGCCAGAGCGGAAGGTTTGTGGGAATATAATCGCTACGACGATCGTTGGAAACGCCTTCGGATTCCCGATCTGAAGATCATCGCAATGGAGCTCGACGCTTCCGCCTGCCTGTGGATCGGGACTTCGGGACAAGGGCTATGGCGCTACGATCTGCCTTTGGAATCGGGCGCTAAGGCCGCCCGTGACGAGATGCGGGAATGGTGGCGTGGCGACGCGTTTCCCGTAACGGACAAGGCTCCGGTAGTTATCGATAAGGCGATATCGGATACCGAAGTGTCGTTTTCCGTTTCGATTCTGACTTACAGATCTGGCGCGAATCCGGTCAGTCGCTATCGCCTTTTGGGCGAAGACACTTTGTGGAGGCGAGCGCAAGGCAGGCATTTCAAAATAGCTTACTCAAATTTGCCGGCAGGCGAATATGAGTTTGAGCTTGGTTACAAATTGGGCGCTGGGCAGGAAAGGTTTGTCAAAGAGAAAGTACGGTTTCGGAAAGTGTCAAGGTTTTCGTTGTGGGTTTTCGGAATATCGATAGCGGTCGGGATCGTGTTGGCCTTTCGTGGATTTCGAAAATGGAAAACGCAAGCCGAAAGCCCTACGGGAATATCCGGAAAGCGAAGAATGGTTGAGAAAGACAGACTGTTTTTGGAGGAATTCGAAAACGCTTTGGCTGAGGAACTGGATAATGTGGAACTCACGGTCCGGGACTTGTGCGGAAGGCTGAAAGTGAGCAAATCGGGCTGTTACCGGTCGGTGAAGCGGGTTTCGGGCCTGTCGCCAAGTGAATATATGGTGTGGTTTCGCCTAAAAAGCGCCGAGCGGATGTTCGGTTCGGGCGAGCGAAATGTTGGTAATGTGGCGGATGCCGTGGGCTTTGGAAGCGCTTCGTATTTCAGTAAGTGTTTTCGGAAAGAATTCGGAAAGAATCCTTCGGAATATATTCGGGAATTGGAACTGCGGGAAGCTTAG
- the arsC gene encoding arsenate reductase (glutaredoxin) (This arsenate reductase requires both glutathione and glutaredoxin to convert arsenate to arsenite, after which the efflux transporter formed by ArsA and ArsB can extrude the arsenite from the cell, providing resistance.), with protein MKIYHNPRCSKSRQTLELLEKQGETPEVIRYLDTPPNEAKLKEIVTALGIKPEDLVRKKEQLFKDNFAGKEFSDGEWIKLLAENPRLIVRPIVIKDGKAVIGRPPEKVLDIL; from the coding sequence ATGAAGATTTACCATAACCCAAGATGTAGCAAAAGCCGTCAGACACTGGAGCTTTTGGAAAAGCAGGGGGAAACGCCTGAAGTGATCCGTTATCTGGACACTCCGCCGAATGAGGCCAAGTTGAAGGAAATTGTTACGGCGTTGGGGATAAAACCGGAAGACTTGGTCCGCAAGAAGGAACAGTTGTTCAAGGATAACTTTGCGGGAAAAGAGTTCTCTGACGGGGAGTGGATAAAGCTTCTCGCCGAAAATCCGAGGCTGATAGTAAGGCCCATTGTGATAAAAGACGGTAAAGCGGTTATCGGCCGTCCGCCCGAGAAGGTCTTGGATATTTTGTAG
- a CDS encoding protein-disulfide reductase DsbD domain-containing protein, which translates to MKKIITFFVMLTAIFLCEAQAQVLKPVKWSFSVEKINSKEVYLVFTANMDKGWHVYSQKVPENGPRPTVFMFARAKDYRLLGKVQEGKGIEKYDKTFGMKVKYFDNKAEFKQKIEIRNQKAFDVKGTLEFMCCNDGTCLPPTEVDFVFPINKK; encoded by the coding sequence ATGAAAAAAATCATCACCTTTTTCGTAATGCTTACGGCTATTTTTCTTTGCGAAGCCCAAGCCCAAGTACTGAAACCTGTCAAATGGTCCTTTTCCGTAGAAAAGATTAATTCGAAGGAAGTTTACCTCGTTTTCACCGCCAATATGGACAAAGGCTGGCATGTCTATTCCCAGAAAGTTCCCGAAAACGGGCCCCGCCCTACGGTTTTTATGTTCGCGAGAGCGAAAGATTACCGCCTGTTGGGCAAAGTCCAAGAGGGGAAAGGAATAGAGAAATACGACAAAACGTTCGGAATGAAAGTCAAGTATTTCGACAACAAAGCCGAATTCAAACAAAAGATCGAAATCCGAAACCAAAAAGCCTTCGACGTAAAAGGGACGCTGGAATTTATGTGTTGCAACGACGGAACTTGCCTACCTCCCACAGAAGTCGATTTCGTTTTTCCGATCAACAAAAAGTAA
- a CDS encoding NADP-dependent malic enzyme: protein MSQNLKKDALAYHEMGQPGKVEVVPTKPLSTQLDLALAYSPGVAEPCLEIEKSPETAFRYTSRGNLVGVISNGTAVLGLGNIGALASKPVMEGKGVLFKKFAGIDVFDIEIDEEDPEKFIEIVKSLEPTFGGINLEDIKAPECFKIENELRDRMHIPVMHDDQHGTAIISSAALLNALEIAEKEIADVKVVVSGAGASAVSCTRLYIALGVTPENIVMLDSKGVIRKDRDNLDATKAEFATARDIRTIQDALTDADVFLGLSRGDLLNGDDLRLMSENPIVFALANPNPEIPYEMATEARPDVIMATGRSDYPNQVNNVLGFPYIFRGALDVRATQINEEMKLASVRALAEMAKLPVPRSVKKAYNDNSLGFGREYLIPKPLDTRLITTIAPAVAKAAIESGVARETIEDWEAYNTELEQRIGIEQDIVKRMITQAQLDPKRVIFSDAENRMTLRAAQTVLDEGIAKPILLGNRDKVTALIKEEGLSLKGCPIINPFEEERQRAKYGDILYEMRKRKGVTQKLGKKLMRDRNTFGSMMLRMGDADAMIAGITQDYPTSIKPALQVIGKKPEVDRVAGMYVVTNNKQSYFFADTTVNANPTADELVDIIGLTAEKVRSLGVEPRVAVLSYSNFGSAKGEIPAKAAEAVAKAKAKFPDLVIDGDIQANVALNTELQQQNYPFSALAEHGANTLVFPDLASGNIAYKLLQEIGGAEITGPILMGMDRPVHVMQLGSLVRDIVNLTALAVVEAQQATE from the coding sequence ATGTCGCAAAATTTGAAAAAAGACGCCTTGGCCTATCATGAGATGGGCCAGCCAGGAAAGGTCGAAGTAGTTCCGACCAAGCCGTTGAGTACCCAGCTCGATTTGGCTTTGGCGTATTCGCCAGGCGTAGCCGAACCTTGTTTGGAAATTGAAAAAAGCCCGGAAACCGCTTTCAGGTACACGTCCAGAGGGAATCTTGTGGGCGTGATCTCGAACGGAACGGCTGTTTTGGGTTTGGGTAATATTGGAGCCTTGGCTTCGAAACCCGTGATGGAAGGGAAAGGTGTCCTTTTTAAGAAGTTTGCCGGAATTGATGTGTTTGATATTGAGATTGACGAGGAAGATCCCGAGAAGTTTATCGAGATCGTCAAATCCTTGGAGCCTACTTTTGGAGGGATAAACCTGGAAGACATTAAGGCGCCGGAGTGTTTCAAGATCGAGAATGAACTCCGCGACAGGATGCATATTCCGGTGATGCACGACGACCAGCATGGAACGGCCATTATTTCTTCGGCCGCTTTGTTGAACGCGCTGGAAATCGCCGAAAAAGAAATCGCCGACGTAAAAGTTGTTGTTAGCGGTGCGGGCGCTTCGGCGGTATCGTGCACAAGGCTTTATATCGCTTTGGGCGTTACTCCGGAGAATATCGTGATGCTGGACAGCAAGGGCGTAATCCGCAAAGACCGCGACAATCTTGACGCTACGAAAGCTGAGTTTGCGACCGCCCGTGATATTCGGACAATCCAAGACGCGTTGACTGACGCCGATGTTTTCCTCGGTCTTTCCAGAGGCGATTTGCTTAACGGTGACGATTTGCGACTGATGTCCGAAAATCCGATTGTTTTCGCTTTGGCGAACCCGAATCCGGAAATTCCGTACGAAATGGCTACCGAGGCCCGTCCGGACGTAATTATGGCCACTGGCCGTTCGGATTACCCGAATCAGGTAAACAACGTGCTCGGGTTTCCATATATTTTCCGTGGCGCTTTGGACGTACGGGCCACTCAGATCAACGAGGAAATGAAGCTCGCTTCGGTTAGGGCTTTGGCCGAAATGGCCAAACTGCCTGTGCCACGAAGCGTGAAAAAAGCTTATAACGATAACTCTCTTGGTTTCGGCAGGGAATATTTGATTCCGAAACCTCTGGATACCCGTTTGATCACGACTATCGCTCCGGCTGTAGCCAAGGCTGCGATCGAATCTGGCGTGGCTCGTGAGACTATCGAGGATTGGGAAGCTTATAACACGGAGTTGGAACAGCGAATCGGCATCGAGCAAGACATCGTGAAGCGTATGATCACGCAAGCGCAACTGGATCCGAAGAGAGTGATTTTCTCCGACGCCGAAAACCGCATGACTTTACGCGCCGCGCAGACAGTATTGGACGAGGGTATCGCCAAGCCAATCCTTTTGGGTAACCGTGACAAAGTTACCGCCCTTATCAAAGAAGAGGGACTGAGCCTGAAAGGTTGCCCGATAATCAACCCATTCGAAGAGGAAAGACAACGGGCCAAGTACGGAGACATACTTTATGAAATGCGTAAGCGCAAAGGCGTGACTCAGAAATTGGGCAAAAAGCTGATGCGGGATCGCAATACTTTCGGCTCGATGATGCTCCGTATGGGCGACGCCGATGCCATGATCGCCGGTATTACGCAAGATTATCCGACATCTATCAAGCCTGCCCTTCAGGTAATCGGGAAAAAGCCCGAGGTGGACCGTGTGGCCGGAATGTATGTGGTAACCAATAATAAGCAATCGTACTTCTTCGCCGATACGACTGTCAACGCAAACCCTACGGCCGACGAGCTGGTGGATATCATCGGACTGACTGCGGAAAAAGTACGCTCTTTGGGTGTGGAACCGAGAGTGGCGGTGCTTTCTTACTCGAATTTTGGCTCAGCCAAAGGCGAAATTCCGGCCAAGGCGGCGGAAGCGGTAGCAAAGGCAAAAGCCAAATTTCCGGATTTGGTAATCGACGGCGATATTCAGGCTAATGTTGCGCTGAATACGGAATTGCAACAACAGAACTATCCTTTCAGCGCATTGGCGGAGCACGGAGCGAATACGCTGGTTTTTCCGGATTTGGCTTCAGGTAATATCGCCTATAAATTATTGCAGGAAATCGGAGGGGCGGAGATTACCGGACCTATCCTGATGGGAATGGACAGGCCGGTGCACGTTATGCAACTCGGCTCTTTGGTGCGAGATATCGTCAACCTTACCGCTTTAGCTGTAGTGGAGGCTCAACAAGCTACCGAATAA
- a CDS encoding lytic transglycosylase domain-containing protein, with translation MICSFRKFKAYMTAGALSVAGLCGMPEAEAQNNDRELDSARLRGRFMEDLKWVHREMLEADEDLRAFKANRAIRGLEASIPVDFRDEHIPRVSPEVLAQRLKALDTEIPMTYNRYSKSFIDYYTIRDRAYSRQAMSRKSMYFPIFERKLREHGLPDELKYLAVVESGLKPRVMSRAGAIGLWQFMSRTGKYYGLSYDHFQDERMDPEKSTEAACRYLKDLYMMFGDWELALAAYNCGPGNVRKAIRRSDYKRNFWQIYRYLPRETRSYLPQFIALTYTFKHAEEHNLVARVENHPIETDTVRMNGFVNLKVVANLIGTSMDSVSFVNPSLKYEAIPDSYKNYVVNLPVSNVDYFRQNRTWILDSASNVDKKRIMHRAKTSPASIFGRDLIYYRVKRGDVLGSIAIRYGVKVRDLRNWNSLRGNMIRVGQRLRIYTRGSVASKYRNSKSSAKKNVAPRDIPSSRVHYVKQGESLWSISRMYKNVSVEKIKKLNGLKRNNLKPGQKLYLS, from the coding sequence ATGATCTGTTCTTTTCGAAAATTCAAAGCGTATATGACCGCTGGCGCGCTCTCTGTAGCCGGCTTGTGTGGAATGCCTGAGGCGGAGGCCCAAAATAATGACCGTGAACTGGACAGCGCCCGTTTGCGTGGCCGGTTTATGGAAGACTTGAAGTGGGTCCATCGTGAGATGCTTGAGGCGGATGAGGATTTGCGGGCGTTCAAAGCCAACAGGGCAATTCGTGGCTTGGAAGCTTCAATCCCGGTTGATTTTCGAGACGAACATATACCGAGGGTTTCGCCGGAGGTATTGGCGCAAAGGCTCAAAGCTCTTGACACCGAAATCCCGATGACCTATAATCGGTACAGCAAAAGCTTTATTGACTATTATACCATCCGGGACAGGGCCTACTCACGGCAAGCGATGAGCCGTAAGTCCATGTATTTCCCGATTTTCGAACGGAAGCTCCGGGAGCACGGTTTGCCCGACGAGTTGAAATACTTGGCGGTTGTGGAATCGGGACTGAAGCCTCGCGTTATGTCGCGGGCAGGGGCTATCGGCCTTTGGCAGTTCATGAGCCGTACAGGCAAATATTACGGGTTGTCTTATGACCACTTTCAGGACGAGCGTATGGATCCGGAGAAATCGACCGAAGCGGCGTGCCGTTACCTGAAGGATCTTTATATGATGTTCGGCGATTGGGAGTTGGCTTTGGCTGCTTACAATTGTGGGCCTGGAAACGTGAGAAAAGCGATCCGGAGATCTGATTATAAGCGAAATTTCTGGCAGATTTATCGTTACTTACCAAGGGAAACACGGTCTTACTTGCCTCAGTTTATCGCCTTGACTTATACATTCAAGCATGCGGAGGAGCATAATTTGGTAGCGCGGGTCGAGAACCATCCGATCGAAACGGACACTGTCCGTATGAACGGTTTTGTCAACTTGAAAGTAGTGGCAAACTTGATCGGAACGTCAATGGACAGCGTCAGCTTTGTGAACCCGTCGCTGAAATACGAGGCGATTCCGGATAGTTACAAGAATTATGTGGTGAACCTCCCGGTATCCAATGTCGATTATTTCAGGCAAAACCGGACTTGGATTCTTGATTCGGCCTCGAATGTCGACAAGAAAAGAATTATGCACAGGGCCAAGACCAGCCCGGCGAGTATTTTTGGCCGTGACCTGATTTATTATAGAGTAAAACGCGGTGATGTTCTGGGCTCTATCGCTATCAGGTATGGGGTGAAAGTCAGGGATTTGCGCAACTGGAATAGCTTGCGGGGAAATATGATCCGTGTAGGCCAAAGGCTTCGGATTTATACCCGTGGATCGGTGGCTTCCAAGTACAGAAACTCGAAATCTTCTGCCAAGAAAAATGTGGCGCCGAGAGACATTCCTTCATCCAGAGTACATTACGTAAAGCAAGGGGAATCTCTTTGGTCAATATCCAGAATGTATAAGAACGTTTCCGTTGAGAAGATCAAAAAGCTGAACGGATTAAAGCGCAATAACCTGAAACCGGGGCAAAAATTGTATCTGAGTTGA
- the gatA gene encoding Asp-tRNA(Asn)/Glu-tRNA(Gln) amidotransferase subunit GatA, which yields MEQHTSFERIREAISAGKTTCADLVEHYLENIDKTKDLNAYLEVYADEARETAKQVDKKIVAGTAGKLAGMVVSLKDVLCHKDHGLQGASKILDGFESQFTGTAVQRLIDEDAVIIGRVNCDEFAMGSGNENSAFGPTRNPIDPERVPGGSSGASAAAVKADTCLVSIGSDTGGSVRQPAAFCDVVGLKPTYSRISRYGLTAYASSFDTVGVLANSVEDASIVLEVMAGQDDYDSTVSRKPVPEYSKLLGFDKKVKVAYMKETLESEGLSDEIKEKTLAKIEALRKAGHTVEEVSFPWLDYLLPTYYILTMAEASSNLSRFDGVRYGYRSPNTTDLESMYKKSRSEGFGEEVKRRIMLGTFVLSASYYDAYYTKAQKVRRLIKDYTEKLLGEYDFVVLPTTPTTAFKIGSHAKSDPVTTFLEDLYTVQASVSGLPAISVPNGHDQNGLPVGIQVMAGAFKEADMLAFAKYLSTL from the coding sequence TTGGAGCAACATACCTCATTTGAGCGAATCCGCGAGGCAATTTCGGCGGGCAAGACCACTTGTGCCGATCTTGTGGAGCATTATCTTGAAAACATCGATAAAACCAAGGACCTGAATGCCTATCTGGAAGTGTATGCGGACGAAGCGAGAGAGACGGCCAAGCAGGTAGATAAAAAAATAGTGGCCGGTACGGCGGGTAAACTCGCCGGAATGGTGGTGAGTCTCAAAGACGTGCTTTGCCACAAAGACCATGGTCTGCAAGGTGCTAGCAAGATTCTTGACGGATTCGAATCCCAATTTACCGGCACGGCCGTACAGCGTTTGATCGATGAGGACGCCGTAATCATCGGCCGGGTAAACTGTGACGAGTTCGCTATGGGATCGGGCAATGAGAATTCCGCTTTCGGTCCGACTCGTAATCCGATCGATCCGGAAAGGGTTCCGGGCGGTTCCTCCGGAGCCAGCGCGGCGGCTGTCAAGGCCGATACTTGTCTGGTCAGCATCGGTTCCGATACGGGTGGCTCCGTACGCCAACCCGCTGCTTTCTGCGATGTTGTTGGCCTTAAACCGACTTATTCAAGGATTTCCCGCTACGGCCTTACGGCTTACGCCTCTTCTTTTGACACTGTCGGTGTTTTAGCCAATAGCGTAGAGGATGCCTCGATTGTTCTTGAGGTAATGGCCGGACAAGACGACTATGACAGTACCGTGTCGAGAAAGCCGGTTCCAGAATATTCGAAGTTGCTGGGCTTTGACAAGAAGGTCAAAGTGGCGTATATGAAGGAAACTCTGGAATCGGAAGGTCTTTCCGATGAGATAAAAGAAAAAACTTTGGCAAAAATCGAAGCGTTGAGAAAAGCTGGGCACACCGTGGAGGAGGTCAGCTTTCCGTGGCTCGATTACCTTTTGCCGACATATTATATCCTGACGATGGCCGAAGCCAGCTCCAACCTTTCCAGGTTCGACGGCGTGCGTTACGGCTACCGTAGCCCGAATACGACCGATCTGGAGTCGATGTACAAAAAGAGCCGTTCCGAAGGCTTTGGCGAAGAGGTAAAACGCCGGATTATGCTCGGAACATTCGTGCTCAGCGCCAGTTATTATGACGCATACTACACGAAGGCCCAGAAAGTCAGGCGCCTTATCAAGGATTATACGGAAAAGTTGCTTGGAGAATACGACTTTGTAGTCCTGCCCACCACTCCTACCACGGCTTTCAAAATAGGTTCGCACGCCAAGAGCGACCCGGTGACCACGTTTTTGGAAGACCTTTATACGGTGCAGGCCTCAGTCTCCGGCCTTCCGGCGATTTCGGTTCCGAACGGACATGACCAAAACGGTCTTCCGGTCGGCATTCAGGTGATGGCGGGCGCATTCAAAGAAGCCGACATGCTGGCTTTTGCGAAATACCTGTCAACATTGTAA
- the ruvA gene encoding Holliday junction branch migration protein RuvA, with protein MIAYLKGALAHKEPAFVIVDVGGMGYEVRISLNTYAALKNEESYKLVTYLHVKEDAQILYGFSEGSEKRLFMQLIGISGVGPNTALTILSSMDANDLKRAIVSEDAKTVQSVKGIGAKTAQRIILELKDKLAKEGFDQKVDAALGVAHYAVKEDALTALTTLGIAKATAEKSIDTILKKAASDITTEEVIKLALKAR; from the coding sequence ATGATAGCGTATTTAAAGGGTGCGCTGGCTCATAAAGAGCCTGCGTTTGTAATTGTCGATGTTGGGGGGATGGGTTACGAAGTTAGGATCTCCTTGAACACTTACGCCGCTTTAAAAAACGAGGAATCTTATAAACTGGTCACGTACTTGCATGTGAAGGAGGACGCCCAGATTCTATATGGATTTTCCGAGGGTTCGGAAAAAAGGCTCTTTATGCAGTTGATCGGGATTTCGGGGGTTGGGCCCAACACCGCCCTGACCATCCTTTCGTCGATGGACGCGAACGACCTCAAACGCGCTATTGTGTCGGAGGACGCCAAAACGGTGCAGAGCGTGAAAGGTATTGGTGCGAAAACAGCGCAACGGATTATTCTGGAACTTAAGGATAAGCTGGCCAAGGAAGGCTTCGACCAGAAAGTGGACGCCGCTTTGGGTGTTGCGCATTACGCCGTAAAAGAAGACGCCTTAACGGCATTGACCACTTTGGGAATAGCCAAGGCGACGGCTGAAAAGAGCATCGATACGATTTTGAAGAAGGCTGCTTCCGATATTACCACGGAAGAAGTCATAAAACTTGCACTCAAGGCCAGATAA
- a CDS encoding DUF4837 family protein: MKNRLFFLLFLPLLWSCGGNKSNKTLFQSANGEKGEIVIVADSLVWNGPVGGALRKTFRLAMPGILRTEPMFRVHEIRPSEFNSLFQKSRNLIFVTTFDLKTEDSKKLQDAFSEEAISKIQSDSSVFMELKQDQYATHQDIVSLFGKDQETLAAQIERNRFLLRDLVNLSERKRRTEELFPNESYKKQSNLLLEKYGFTLDVPYGYNLVEESDNFLWFKNASADEDKFIMVSSKPYKSQGQFVEDSLISFRDDISRRYVTGYKDSTYMITERQVPVEFKNVNFNGRFAVEMRGLWKLTNFVPQGGSFISYAFADADKGRLYYIEGFVYAPNRKKRETLRELESILWTFRFKGEEEKPKKARS, from the coding sequence ATGAAAAATCGCTTATTTTTCCTGTTGTTTTTGCCTTTGCTATGGTCATGTGGTGGAAACAAATCAAATAAAACACTATTCCAGAGCGCCAATGGCGAGAAAGGTGAAATAGTGATTGTGGCGGACTCGTTGGTGTGGAACGGTCCGGTGGGTGGCGCGTTGCGCAAAACTTTCAGGCTGGCCATGCCGGGCATCCTGAGAACGGAGCCGATGTTCAGGGTACATGAAATCCGTCCTTCGGAGTTCAACAGCCTTTTCCAGAAATCCAGAAACCTGATTTTCGTAACTACTTTCGACCTGAAAACCGAGGATTCGAAAAAGTTGCAGGATGCTTTTTCAGAAGAGGCGATTTCCAAAATCCAGTCGGATTCCAGCGTATTTATGGAGTTGAAACAAGACCAATACGCTACGCATCAGGATATCGTGAGTCTTTTTGGCAAAGATCAGGAAACATTGGCCGCGCAGATTGAGCGGAACAGATTCTTGTTGAGAGACTTGGTAAACCTGTCGGAAAGAAAGCGCCGTACGGAAGAGCTTTTCCCGAACGAATCTTACAAAAAACAGTCGAACCTTTTGCTTGAAAAATACGGATTTACGCTTGACGTTCCGTATGGCTACAATTTGGTGGAAGAGTCCGATAATTTCCTTTGGTTCAAGAATGCCAGTGCCGACGAGGACAAATTTATTATGGTCAGTTCCAAGCCTTACAAATCGCAGGGCCAGTTCGTGGAGGATTCGCTGATCAGTTTCCGCGACGACATTAGCCGGCGATATGTAACTGGCTACAAGGATAGCACGTACATGATTACGGAACGCCAAGTTCCGGTCGAATTCAAGAACGTGAATTTCAACGGACGTTTTGCCGTGGAGATGCGCGGGCTTTGGAAGTTGACCAACTTCGTTCCGCAAGGCGGATCTTTTATCAGCTACGCATTTGCCGACGCTGACAAAGGGCGCCTTTATTATATTGAGGGCTTTGTGTACGCTCCAAACCGTAAAAAAAGGGAGACACTTCGCGAGTTGGAGTCTATTCTTTGGACTTTCCGCTTCAAAGGTGAAGAGGAAAAGCCCAAAAAAGCCAGAAGCTGA
- the metF gene encoding methylenetetrahydrofolate reductase [NAD(P)H] — translation MKITELFDKKGKTFSFEFFPPKSYKATIEFGINVGKLVKSEPDFVSVTYGAGGSNQQASFDLVDYLQNSVGLNTMAHYTCVKASEDKVKADLSYLNEIGINNLMVLRGDPPKGEKNFRPDDEAFRYASDLVKRIKTHDASDNFSLGVAGYPEMHPEAENKIQDALNLKNKVDAGGDFVVTQMFFDNRHYFNFVQRCRDAGITARIIPGIIPITDFRQIKRFAQMSNSDISEETVAFFEPHQGNKKKMYEAGVYYALKQCLELLEGGAPGIHFYTLNKSGATVDIFDSIPKILKK, via the coding sequence TTGAAAATCACAGAACTCTTTGACAAAAAGGGAAAAACCTTCTCCTTCGAATTTTTCCCTCCGAAATCCTACAAGGCGACTATCGAATTCGGCATCAATGTAGGGAAACTCGTCAAGTCCGAACCCGACTTCGTGTCCGTAACTTATGGCGCCGGAGGCTCTAACCAACAAGCCTCCTTCGACTTGGTCGATTATCTGCAAAACTCCGTGGGGCTTAACACCATGGCGCATTACACTTGCGTAAAAGCCAGCGAGGACAAAGTGAAGGCCGACCTTTCCTATCTCAACGAAATCGGGATTAACAACCTGATGGTGCTGAGAGGAGACCCGCCAAAAGGTGAGAAAAATTTCCGGCCCGACGACGAAGCCTTCCGCTACGCCAGCGATTTGGTGAAGCGCATCAAAACGCATGACGCTTCCGACAATTTCAGCTTGGGCGTGGCCGGCTACCCGGAAATGCACCCCGAAGCCGAAAACAAAATCCAAGATGCGCTAAATTTGAAAAACAAGGTTGACGCCGGCGGAGACTTCGTGGTGACGCAGATGTTTTTCGACAACCGCCATTACTTTAATTTTGTCCAGCGTTGCCGAGACGCCGGAATCACGGCCAGAATCATCCCTGGCATTATCCCTATTACGGATTTCAGACAAATCAAGCGCTTTGCGCAGATGTCAAATTCGGATATTTCCGAAGAAACCGTAGCCTTTTTCGAACCACATCAGGGAAACAAAAAGAAAATGTACGAGGCAGGCGTCTATTACGCCCTTAAACAGTGTCTGGAGCTGCTGGAGGGCGGCGCTCCCGGCATCCATTTCTACACGCTCAACAAATCCGGCGCCACAGTGGACATCTTCGATTCCATACCGAAGATTCTCAAGAAATAA
- a CDS encoding twin-arginine translocase TatA/TatE family subunit, with the protein MNTVLGFLGGIGGPELIVIVLFVIIFFGAKKIPELARGMGKGIREFKDATKEIKEEIDDAGKKIKE; encoded by the coding sequence ATGAATACTGTACTTGGATTTTTGGGAGGCATCGGCGGTCCCGAGCTGATCGTAATCGTCCTGTTCGTGATCATTTTTTTCGGAGCCAAAAAGATTCCGGAACTTGCTCGCGGAATGGGCAAAGGTATCCGTGAGTTTAAGGATGCTACGAAAGAGATCAAGGAAGAGATTGACGACGCCGGAAAGAAGATTAAGGAGTAA